DNA from Chaetodon trifascialis isolate fChaTrf1 chromosome 14, fChaTrf1.hap1, whole genome shotgun sequence:
TATTAGTGAAAGTTATGGCTGTTTTTTCACCTGCACAAAATATGAATCAGCGCCATTGCAGACGGTGTAGAGTGTACCAACAGCAGGCCCAGCCTCAAAATAGTGAGGCAATTAAATTTAGATCCCAAGATCTTATATCATATATGGGAGTGTTTCAGCGCTGGCTGTTCACAACCTGCTTGTGTGGGTCATTTTGGGTCCGATCTCCAGCAGGACGGTTAACAGGCTGCGTCTCGCACAGATGATATGTTTATTTTTGGTGTCCTTGTGTTTCTTCGCTCTGGTGAAGCACAGTTAGTCGGCCAGGCCGCAGAGGTGCAACATGATGTGGGTCAGTAATTTGATCAGGTCGCTCTCACAGCTGTTGTCTGGCTGTAGCACAGGGTCCCGTCTCTGCCCGGGcacccagcagcacagcacaggtgtCTGCACACgaatagaaaagaaaagggaggaaaaacacatgcaAGCTAATTTTACCTCATGTCTGCACAAGCTTAGCACCTGGACAGCTTGTTTGCTCAAATCAAAAGTCCAACATAACGTGCGTGATTTAATGGTTTCCTTCTGGAAGGGAAAAGCTGTTGCACCTTTCCCCGATTTACCTTGATCTCTCCTGACAACCTGTCCATCAATTTACTTATGTAACTCCGAGGGCTCGTGCACAATCCTGCACTGTAAAAATATAACTTTGCGTGGATTTACAGATGACAGAGAAATGCATTCTCTGCAATCTATGCTGAACCCATGATCTATTGTCCACAGTCATGATTTAATACATTTGAAATGTCTTGATTTGAAGTTATTCAGGCACATTTTGCCAGACTGTAGTAATAAATATGacgtttttttgtcttttagacTTGTGTTTGGTACACTATACCCTGCATACTCATCTTATAAAGCTGTGAAGTCGAAAGATGTGAAAGAATATGTGAGTATTTGCTTTGTATTTTAGCTATGAGATGATATGATATCAGGCAGTGTCATCCTCATAAGTATGACTCTACAAGGTGTAGCTACTTTACcaaacctttgctgttttattatattttaggTGAAATGGATGATGTACTGGATAATATTTGCCCTCTTCACTACTGTGGAAGTATTTACAGATATGTTTCTTTGTTGGTGAGTGACCTTTGTGATTATGTAACTCATTGGTGGAAAATAGATCACCTCTTTACTGTTGTGTTCATATCACATCCAATATTTTGTCAGTGAAATGCAAAGCTTGTGTTTCGTTATGCTTTGTTGAACGAGTGGCTCCATCATCTTGTGCATTCATTGCAGGCTTCCCTTCTACTATGAACTGAAGATAGCCTTTGTGGTGTGGCTGCTGTCCCCTTACACTAAAGGCTCCAGTGTGCTATACAGGAAGTTTGTCCATCCCACGCTTTCCTcaaaagaaaaggtgaagaCCCTTCCTTTGTTGGATATTCCTTTCATTTCCACTGGTGTTGTTTATGAAAGGGCTCGGGTGAAAATACTCGGTCTAGGCTCCAAGTTAGTATGTGTGGTTTTGTGACTAATAGAATTTGAGCTTTGCAGCTTTCTGGAGAACAAAAGCGCTCGAATGCCAATTCACTTTTCCACTTAAGCTATTAAAGATGCGTTTGCAGGGCAGGATACAGGAAACATCATGTTGTTCTTCCatttctgctttccttttccctcttctgtctgtgtcGGGAAACACATTAGTGAGTTGGTGAAGACAGTAACAGACACGGAATTAAGTGAAGATGcagccaagaaaacaaaacaccaacacGGTACATTGAACAAGTTTGACAGTGACAATCAGagacactgtgtttgtgtcttgttttgttttgtttgcatttgtttcagGACATCGATGACTATATCGGCCAAGCCAAGGACAAAAGCTATgacacactgatgcattttgGGAGAAAAGGGCTGAATGTTGCAGCCACAGCTGCAGTCATGGCTGCAACAAAGGTAATGCAGACTCTGggcattttgttttctattgagCATGGGGTACAGCAGAGGGTCATTGTGGATAAGGGTATCAAGCCTGTTATGTTGTTTGCTAGTCACATAATGAAGCAGGCTTATTGAATAAAGCTTTGAATGTTTACTTTTAAAGTAGCGGATCCTGTAGcctgtttttttcagtttgtatCCCTAACGTTGATCCATCCTCTCGCTGTCTCACATTGCTGCTGAAGCTAAAATGAATACCTGGTGTTACCCGTTCTAGAGCCAAGGTGTCCtgtcagacagactgaggagTTTCAGCATGCAGGATCTGTCTTCCTATCAGTCTGACCCCGTTAACACCGGCCCTGGCGCTacgcagcctgcagcagcacagcatcgGACCAGACCTATGATGCGCAGCAAGTCGGAGAGCTACAACAAGGGTGAGTCGACATTACTGCGGCCGGCACAGAAGAGTAAAAGCTGCTGTAGATGCTGACTTCTTCCACCAAGCTAATGGTGTTATAAAGGCACGCGTAAAACTGAGTTAACATACAGCTTGCTCACAGAGAACATTGGCAGTAACGGCGCCATTATAATGCAATAACAATGTCTGGTTAGTTTGTGAAAAACAGATTATAACACAGATTTCTGTCTTCCTGTTCAAGCTTGTTTAAGCTTACAGATATTGTTTCGTATCTCTGCTTTCCTGAGTGGCCCCCCAACCTCAGTCCTGCCTTCCTGTTTGGAGCAGGTCAGGCCTCACAGGGCTGCCAGGCTAAACCATCCTGTGATTAAAAACTCACATGTAGCTGGAGGGATTTGTTCCTAGTTTACCATCATGTGGAAacagttgttgtttgttttaatctggATTGggtatatgtttttttttctgctgataATTATTCCTTTGTAGATAAATTTAGACAGAACATTTAGTTTTAGTGTTTACGCTGGACTAAAATGCCTGTGCAGCATGTGGACAACCAACCTTTATatcactgctgttgtttaatGACTGCACTCAATTATGCAATCTCACTTGCATAAAGGAAGTCTAGTGttatctatatttttcttattgtcaataAATCCCATTAAGAGACCAAAATGAACTATGGCCGTCTCAAAATGCTTCCTGACTTCCACACCcagtctgtggctctcagcctcGACCCCGCTGGTTCCTACTGAGGACGCAAATCTCTTAAAGCGAGTCacaaatatatttcatttttaagaaaGCTCAGTCATTTCTTAAACCAGCTGGTCACTGTAGGAACAGTGCATTTGTTGGAGACTATTTTCTGCCACGGATTAACACACATTTAGTGCTGTAGTGAGTATTTATGGCAGCTGGAATGGTGCATGTGGAATTGATTCAGAATAACTACAGTGCCCATGTTGATGGTAATGagggaacatgtcacccagtgtagctgtgtggctgtttttttgtgttttggacaaCCATGAAGTATAAATTATCAGAATCAagtcattgttggttttggtcttttcaagGAATTTGCTGACAATATGAACAATGTATACTATCACTGCATTATGTAAAAATTGCCCTGAGTGGACATAGTCCTGCAGACAGTCCTGCTCAGCCCCTTCTCCGTGGTCTGCAGAATGACACTGCATTACGATATGAACTTTCAAAATCCCCACTGGCCAAATTCAGATACACAAAAAGTGCTTGGCTTTCAATTCAATAGACCAGAGACGGGATTTACATGTTGTTCATCGCTTCCACTGACCTCTTTTCACACCACAGGACAGGATTTTGACATGACTGAGTATGAGGTGTTGGGGTTGGACCAATGGGACCCAAAGGGTTTGCTTTCCCAGAGCAATTCACCTTCTGAGTCTGAGTCCACACCCATTACGCCCTCACTGACCCCTCAGTCCTCCCCACCCTCCACACCCTCTCCACCTTCCACTCCTCCGGCTCCGGAGCAGCCTGAGGAGGTGGGGATGGGGGTGCAGGCAGCATCAAGCTCTCCACAGCTCAGGCTGATTAAGAGGAAGGCTCCTGAGGTATACCCCATCGTCAACGtggctgctcagctgctgcctgattCTAACTGCCCCTTGAGGGTGGTGATCTACTCACCCAGTCACTAATTTCGACTGCTGTGCAGCTAAATAAATTAACACGGTTCAGCACTTCTGCAACTGTGTCTGGCTGCTAATAGGATTTCTGCACTGATGAAGCTGAATCATGTATTAACTTTAGTTGTTTAGTTCCAATGAATGCGTGATCTTGCTCTTGTATGATTGCAACTGCTCACTCACTGTGGTATGGAAAATATTGACATGGATTGCCTTCCAGTGTATTTCAACCCCTCATAataacttttacttttgatgtcatttttatggaaatcatTCTGCATAATCAGTTGCcggaatgaatgaatggatataCATTAATCCATTTCAACATCTGATGTCAGTTTGTTTAGCATGGCACTGTTTAAAGGATAACACTGATACTATTCAaaatttttcttattgtcagcaaattccatgaaaaaaaagaatgaatctTATGAACGAATATTGTCTGTGCAGCCAAAGCCTGCTATAGCTTACTCCTGTGTGTCATAGATGTCTATTGCCGTCCAAAAACTCCTAAAAACACAGCATCCTGCTGCATATTAATCCATacctgaaaatagtccccaacaaatacactttttattcctgttttagCAAAGTTTCCAAAACACCCTCCTTCTCACAGGCGAGGTATTGAGAGACTGACTAACACTGTTAGTCTTACCTTGGGATTTGTTGATGATATTAAAAATCCAAACTAATGCCAGAGATAGTGTGTAACTCATTGCAGTTATTAGCTGACTAAacatcttcttctttgtttttatccTCGTGTGCCACCCCTTCCAGCCACCTCTTAGAGTCTTAAGGCCTCTCACAAGATCCAGGAGTGCTCTTTCTTCGAACAATGAAGCCATGTGAAACTAGTCCTAAAGACTACTCCAGCTGCCTTTGCTGCAAGACGTGAAAATACTGAATGGCCAAAATCTACATGACTGAAGCAGCCTTGCTTTGGAATAAGGTATTACCAAAGTGACCTCTGATGACCCCTTGATATTAAGTATATAGCTCATGGCTcatgatttaaaataataaaaaaaaggtttgtgaCATTGAGAtagaacaaatgaatgaatgggcTCCATGCTGATAGTGACATTTTGAGTTTGTGGGTTATTGAACATGTATTTCTGTACAGTTTGCGTGTACTTCTTTTTtctgatttgattgtttttatatatCAGGTTCGGGTAGGCAATTGCATGTGTGTCTTCCCATCATTAGTCTGCTGTTTATTAAACAGAATGTACTGTCACTGAATACTACAGCTGGCATTGAGAGAGACACGGTCGCTGTTGGGTGGCACAGCTGTTTTTATCCTTATTTAATCTGTCGTTGAGGAGCATCTGTGATAACTCTGCACTGATTAATTATCATATCAAAGTATTGAGAAATCAGTCAGTTACCCTAAAGCATATTCTGAGATAAGACAACCTACCTTTGCAgtaagacagcagcagcagactgttcTGTTATTTACCTCTCGATTAAAGCCTTAAAGAAAGagacatgaaaaaacagaacGTCTCCACACATGATTTAAGTATTTACAACACAACTATGTTCTCATTAAACAATCACTTTGCACTATGTTTCGAATCACTGCTCTCAaatggccaaaaaaacaaaaatcacacaaagcAATGATCAGAACAAATTAGTAGCTGAATGTGATCACCAATAACTTTATCATCAAGGCTTATTTCCTCTGTGGTTAAGAAATAATTACTTGTGTTACAAGTAAGAGCATTTGCGTCACAGATTAATGGAAGAAATCACCAAGTTTCTCTCAGTGGAGCAGACTGTTTTCGACAATCTACTGTTCGGTTTGTACGCACGCTTTGTCATTTAATTGACAATTTAAGGCCAATGAGGAATACAGTATGTTACAGCTGTAGCAGATATAGAATATATAACATAAGTGAATATTTACTGTGTATGAACATGGTTCTTTTCCATGTTTTAAATCACTGTGTAATGCTCTGCTGTTCACTGAGCAACACTAAACCCAACGATCTTACCTtctttttgcttcttttatCTTTTAGGAATTTATTAGAGCGACTTTATTGGTTTGCGGGTTTACAAACTTACATTTAACTTAATATTGCGTGGTGATACACTGTAATTTTTCATCCTGTACTTTACTCACTGAGCCTAAATCTTatcaacatttcacacaaagtATCACTGTGTTGGTTGTTGGTGGGTTGACTTGCGCATTTGATTTCTATTTTTCATCATTGTATCTGTCATTTACGGTGGTTTGAAGTTTGAAACAAAAGCTTCTCAGGTACAACTGTTCTGTTTACACGTCATTCACTCCGGTGTTGTAGATACACTTGTTATTATGCACATGAAATCCTTTTAATGGataaatggtgaaaaaaaaaaaaaaatcagattataTGTTTCAGCATTAGTAGTATCAGTGTTAGTGTTGGAGGTGATTTCCTCCCATTAAAATTCATGCAAagtaaaatggagaaaaaaatgcgTTGCGAAGTAGCGGATTTGTCGACTTGTGCGTAGACTGATAAACTCATCATTGCATGATATTTGCTATTAATTTGTATGGAAATTGGATTTCTTAAATGATTTTGTGTGAAGCTGTTGGCCTCTTCAGATGCCTTGCTGGTAAACTATGATTTTCGGCTGCGTTGTGGGAAGAATATAAAATGTCATGACTATACACGCGGTGGCAACACAGATACGTATATGAATAACATGTCTTAGTAACTGATCAATTAACCTCTTTGACTTTACTCATCATGAAGAGACTCCACTTTTCCAAACAGATCCAAGAAATTTTGTTCTGGCAGGCCAGaatgacaaattaattaaaTTTCAACTTGATTGTGAATTACATAACAAAAAGCAGTGAAGTGATGACATTATTGTTTCATGGCAGGTTATCATTCTAATACgttaaatatttctgtttcagtcAAATTACagccattaaatatgaagcaaaaCATTCTGTGTCAATGTCTTTGTCTGGTTATCTCACAAAAGCATCTAAAAGAAAAGGATCAATAAGAAGAAATGTGACTTTGTTACATAACTTTATTACATGATattcaaacagaaaacaggaaatcacCACATGAATCAGCACATTACACTTTGAGGTTGACCCGTTCGTGGTACTTCATGTATGGATCATTAACATACCAGTTCCTCCTTTTCCAAAAGGAGGTTGTCATTTTATCCAAAAGCttactctgtgttttgttacagaaCACATGCTCCCTCAGACGCTTTCGTCTGGCAGGGCTCTTCATCCACAGTTTCTTCTTGTATCCAGCCTGTTTGCACAGGAGAACATGAAGTCAGCTTGGAAACACTTGTGTTTCAAAGGTGTAAAAGACAGTAAATCAGTAAAAGGCTCGTACCTTACGTCTGATCCAAAGGCCACAATGTAGCCTCATGAACCTATCTGTCACAGATTTTATGGTCTTCCTCTTCCCCTTCTTCACACTGTAGTAAGTCAGACTTCGGATTGGTTGCTGAGTCAGACTGGGAATAAGTGGCAACACCCTGCAACAAtgcagagaagagaaagagcacATAAAGGTTTAATTCACtcaacaaaacagcatttgatCATGTCACACAAATAACTAGTAATgcagaaagttttttttattatttgctcAGGTTTTCATCTGTCTCAGTGACTTCTCACTCCATAAATAGAATTGTGTTGCTTTGTTCTTAACTTACTTTTTCAATCATCACAATAAACTAGTTTTCAAGTGACATGAAGTAAATATTtaaccaagttttttttttctttttgtactaCTACAGTTTTTAATCCCAACCCTGATTTTAGCTACAACAATGTCTAACGCAAAACTACAGccttaaaacaaaaagagaaacactATTTAATTACCTTCGGAAATTAACTCCCTGGAAtaaatctgctgctggtttactggagatttccagcaacagccaaaagaaaatcacggatgcagcctttgtcaacTACACCccatttcttgtatgaaatgtgctatgCAAACCAAGCTTTATCACTATTacttttattactattattgatattattattattattgataatgTGTAAACATAGTATAATTCGTGGTCCCTGACACAGCAGACTGAGTTCAAGATGGAAACATTCAGTATGTGTTGATATTAGGTTACTATCCGGTGACTACAATAACTAGTTATCTATATCTCCTTGACAGCAGTCTGACAGTCATGAAGAGGACTCCTTCAGGTCTTTTACCGTTGTAGGATGTTGTACCGGGGTGTCTGACACACTGCAGCCCGCAGAGGAGCGCGGACGGCGGCTGCAGCAGAGTTGTAAAGAGGCGAAGGGTGGATGAGGCTGGAGAGCTGACAAACTTGTGGTGTCTTGGCACACAGCGAGACAGACAGCGGCCTCAGCAGCCCTGTCAGACACAGgtacaacatgaaaacacatgagaGGAGTC
Protein-coding regions in this window:
- the reep1 gene encoding receptor expression-enhancing protein 1, with the translated sequence MVSWIISRLVVLVFGTLYPAYSSYKAVKSKDVKEYVKWMMYWIIFALFTTVEVFTDMFLCWLPFYYELKIAFVVWLLSPYTKGSSVLYRKFVHPTLSSKEKDIDDYIGQAKDKSYDTLMHFGRKGLNVAATAAVMAATKSQGVLSDRLRSFSMQDLSSYQSDPVNTGPGATQPAAAQHRTRPMMRSKSESYNKGQDFDMTEYEVLGLDQWDPKGLLSQSNSPSESESTPITPSLTPQSSPPSTPSPPSTPPAPEQPEEVGMGVQAASSSPQLRLIKRKAPEPPLRVLRPLTRSRSALSSNNEAM
- the mrpl35 gene encoding large ribosomal subunit protein bL35m — encoded protein: MASALVRRVPGLLRPLSVSLCAKTPQVCQLSSLIHPSPLYNSAAAAVRAPLRAAVCQTPRYNILQRVLPLIPSLTQQPIRSLTYYSVKKGKRKTIKSVTDRFMRLHCGLWIRRKAGYKKKLWMKSPARRKRLREHVFCNKTQSKLLDKMTTSFWKRRNWYVNDPYMKYHERVNLKV